From Zea mays cultivar B73 chromosome 3, Zm-B73-REFERENCE-NAM-5.0, whole genome shotgun sequence:
cttttactcttttagtggacccgggggatatctgtcccccacagcacgggcgtactgtctgacaatggactggacaggcacgccgcctgcaggatggcctagaCGCCGCCTGCCAGGTGGAGCGGAGCATGTGTAAGTCTTGTTGATATTTGGTGGAGCGGAGCATGACCGTGTTGCACGCTTCGTCAATCAGGTCGATGGTGAGTTGTGCGTCAGCCGTTGCTCGCTCGTCGTCGAATCCTTCGGTCCTTGGGGAGCCATATTCTAACTATGTGGGTAGCACGACTTCTGCGCCGAATGTCAAGAAGAAAGGTGTGCAACCAGTTGCTCTAGATGGTGTGGTTCGTAGGCTCTAGAGTACTGCAGGTAGCTCGGTTGCCCATCGTCCGACGAATTTCTCGAGTCTATCAAAATATTGTGGCTTGAGGCCCTGCAGGATCAAGCCATTCACCCACTCAACCTGACCATTTGACTTGGGGTGAGCTGCTGCCACCCAATCGACTCGAATATTGAAGTGCAGTGCCACCCATTAACAGTGTGCTTCAAATGAGTTTGTGACGTGCTGATCTGTGACCGTTGCATCACTAGAAAGGAGCTTTTCAAAGCCAAGGTTGTTGAAGAATTATCTAAGGTATAAAATATCATAAGAAAGACTAAAAAGTTTAGTTACTTTATATCGAGAAGATACTAGTGGATAAAACTGATATTGATGTCATTATAATGACTTCACATCTAGATATGTTAGAAGAAAAAAATATAGTGACCATATATTATGTATTTTTACTTGAGATTAATATTTTTATATATTTGAGTATCtattagtaatatatatatattataaaatTAAGGGTTTCTATTTTAAGTTTGCTCTGGCCCCTAATATGTTTGGGATGGTCTTGGCTCTAGGGTCTTGCATGTGCTGCACGCCTAGGCTAGAGAAAAACATGGTTCCAGACTGGGGAATAAATCATCACGCGCAAATATGAGAGAGAATGACACAAATGTGGGATGGAGAGATTTTTGGGAATGAAGAGGGAGCTGTTGGAGCGACTCCTAATAttgatttttggatttttatggcctactaggtaggtgcccgtgcgatgccacgaAACACAAATTGCGAGCCTCCAATGGACTTAGAGCCCTGGCAACGGGCGGCGTGAATACaatggtgagtgcccgtgcgttgcgacggaagtAAAAAATTTGTATGAAATATATAAACGGAACGACAAATATCACTATGATATGTAAAATCCATGTGGTGATTCCTCTCAGTGACTGTAAGATTATTATATACATGACTAGAGATATTTAGTCTTCAAACTGTCCAGAGCAACCACATGGTGGTTCCATGTCCCTGGACCAGCACACTACACAGACTGTGGAATCATAACCCCCTCTTTTTCTGGTGCTACTAAGCCGTTATTTGTCAAACTGAAGATTGAATTCCAATGATACCTACAAATTATTCACAGACAGATGTATTTGTAAGTGTCATTGATCATATGACTTAGTAAAACAATTAAATATTTTGATAGATCACTGGATCTTTTGCTAGTCGAATGTTGTGAGACCAAACGAACCACACATGAGTCATAGTTTTAGTTGATCCAATTCTCATGTCTACAGAAAACGGCCAACCGGGCACAATTCCAATTGACTCGACCAACCTGCGGCGGCTTCGGGAGGCCACCACACTCTATCATATCCTCACCGGTGGTACTTAACGCGTCGGCAGCATAGCTAGAAAGGCTAATCTGACGTTTTGTTGTACAATAATTTAGTCTAAGAAGGTTTTCATGTAACTGGAGTTGGTTTGTCGAAAACCTTCCTAGGTAACCAGGATCTTCTAAGTTCTGTTGCTGCAGTTGGTCTATGATTGTTTTGTGTGGTAGGTGTGAGAATCATCGGCTTGATGTATTGGATTAGACATAAGAGTGAAGTCGCTGAGTTAACCCCAAACCTTAAACGTCCTCACATGTCTTGGATTAACCGCCTTTTATGTTCTAACAAATCATCAGCTCTTGTTAGTATCACATACCAGTACCAAACAGAAAAACGAGTGAAAATGTCACCCAATATCATCCTATTCAAGAACTTACAGAAATGGATTTTCTGAAATTTTTTTTGCGTAATATATAAATCTCAAATTGCGGAAGGCATCGATACAGCTAGGCACCAGTTTACAACAGACTTGGCATCGTGTTAGTTTATTGGATTAGAAATGAATCTAACAATAGCAAATGCTATAAAAGGGCAATTCCGTCGAATAAATCTTGCCATGTCAGCATTACAGTTGAACTGTACATATACACCCGCTAGCTACGCCTATGTCATAACTTACAGGATCATCCTGCCCATGAAGCCGCCACTGAAGTTACAATAATTAGAAGAATCAGTGTGCACTGGCGTTCATCCGCTGGATTCCAGATTGATCGGCTGCATTAGGTGAGCCGATGACCTTCGCCTTCGTTTCCCATCTTGCGTCAGCTTGGTTGCTGTCGTGACTGTAATCTTGCCATTTTTACACAAAGGCTTGTTGGGACACTCATGTTGTGCCAGGGAGGACTCACGGACTTTGCCTGCATTTTGCAGTGGGGACTTGACTCTCTTCCGAGCAAAGCGTGCCTCCATTTCTGGCCTCCGGTTGGGACCAATAAGCCTTACATGAAATGGATTCTCTGCTGTGTAACACACCAACTCATTCGTGGCTTTTCCTTTATCCAGATCAACACTTCTGCTGTTCACCTGTAACATACACGTGGCTAAAAAAATGCTTGAGGTTGCACCGGATAACCAGACTATGAATCTGTGAGAGAAGGGAAGCTTACCAGCTGGAGAAGGGCAGAGAACGTTCTGGCAATCTCAAACTTTGGTCTGCCGCTAACAATCTCACTAAAAGATGCAGTTCCTGTATTGTTAGTTCTTGATGAAAGTGTGTCAAGTATTTGCTCCCCATATGAACCGATATCAAAAGGTGGGTTTCTATCCTGAAAGACATGGATGTAGGGGTGAGCGCTAGACAAGTTCAAAGATGCAAAACTGTAAGCAGTTCAAGCCAGCAACAAAACCTGCTCTTCCAAGGCAATCTCAGGTGTGGTGATGTCCCTATCACGGATAAGAGTATGCATTCCTCGGATCTGTCAAATTCATCATTACAAAAGGCAAGAAATTAAAAAATTGGCAAAATAAGAAACCATTGATAAAGATTTCTAGATTTACCTGAAAAGTTGATTGAACAACATGAACATTTGGATAGATTTTGCACAAGTCATGCTGACGAAGTTTTGTACGGATATGTTGAACAATCATATCAACTGCTACACGGTTATCACCACCTCGAGGAATGATCACGTCAGCATACTTCTTTGAAGGCAAAACAAAATCATCGAGCTTCTAAAATCCTAATTCTATGTCCAATGGATTTGTGATCAGTGAAAGTAGTGTGTACAATTTCTGAACATATACAGTTTAAACAATGCTACAAGATAGATGGTGATTCACTACCTTCTCCCTACTGGGGGTCTCTCCATAAGATGGTTTGTAGGTGGTTCTGTCGCCAATGCAAGGGCACCCAAAGTATGCATAATTAGGTTAACCCACAACAACTGTCAGCCAAGGGAGCAAAAATTAGAATTCCACCAAACAAATCTTTTTAGAAATATTGTCTGGACATGCACAGAACTGAAGAAATTGCAGCTTTTACAAGTTAAATGATGATAAATAATGCAACTACCAATAGATCACAGAGCTGAACTCAAACCTGAACAACATTCAACGGCACGTTTCCAGAACTGACAGTAGCAACTACATTGATCATCAGAGCTGCGACATTGACCGTTAGTTGGAATTGTATAAACTTCACATCTTGTGTAGATCTAACTAATTCAGATTAAATGAATTTAAGTGCTGAAGACTTAACATAttgttagaaaataaaaatgcagaTTTTAGGATATAATCATGCGGTGCAAAACATGTCATCAGACTCAAGCTCAAATTAggttgagatttataattcgaagaGGTCTTTCCATCCTGGCTTCAAGGTTCACGACAAGAAAATAGTTTACATGTATCATCATTGGGCTATTTAGCATGATTCTGTGCATTGAGGTAAGGAGGAGAGGGTCGACTTTACATCTCAAATGAGGGGACAACCACTCTGTTCGCTCCCTCACCCCCTGCTTGCTGTCACAACCTATATCAAAGTATTAGTAGAGCATGATAAGTTGAATCAAAACCAGTCATTGTAATTCAGGACACAAATGCAAAACATAAATCAAGAAGCCAAGAATCATTCCACGCATGGTTACATATTTATAATCACAATATGTAGTGAGTTCATGCACAAATGGATTCATTGACAGAACTAATATATGAACCTTTTACGAGATCACTTCCCCGCTAGAGTCGACAGGTAGCGACTTGACCCTGCTCAGAGCGATGTCCGCCCCTGCACTCTCACTATCCGAGGCGGGGTGGTTCCTCACTGTTGACAGCACCAGGTTGGGTGCACCAGACAACAACCAATATAGGTCTAAAAGGTTCGCATCTGAGGAAAACGACGCTTTGGAGCGAACGCGTTGGAGAAGGGGAAGGCTATTACCATTGTGCAGGCCGATTCTGGACTCCTCGGTGTTGATGTTGTAGAGGACTCCCGATGTACGACTCCGCGGACTTGGGCGCCCCGCCGCTGTCGCTGGGGCCGGAGGCGGGCGCGGAGCCGAGGAGGAGGGCGCCGACGGTGGCGAAGCCCATGGTGGAGTCGTTTTCCTCACTGTTGACAGCACCAGGTTGGGTGCAGTGATGTAGTTGGTAGGTCGATGCAGTTCAGATACAATGCAGTAAGAGGAAGAAGTTGAGCGGCCATGTCACTGACATGACGACGGTTATTTTGCAGGTCTGCTCTCCCAGAACTTTGCGTGCAGAAGCTAGAACATAGTGCTTGGCTACATCTAAACAGTGGCCAAGAAGCAAGCCGACAGCAGATGACGTAATAGAGTTTATATAGACGAGACAAGAGACCTGAACAGTAAAGGAGAGGCCAGATGATGGGAGAGCCAAAAGAATACAGGAGATCAGAGGTTACATAACTCTCTTCAGAAACTCCTCCACTCCTTTGCTCTAATTCCAGCAGCAATCTATTCAGCTTCTGATAGTACTGTAGCTCTGGATGTAAGAAAGAACAAACTCACGtgaatatgtgtgtgtgtgtgtatatatatatatcttgtgCAGGAGCATATTTTGTATCTGTACCAGCACCATTTGGGCGCTTCATGATCTGCTGGCATCTACTGCAACATGCAGACACAGTGAAAGACAAGGGATTAATCAGGCAACTTAACAACGACCCTCTTACCAGACGGGCGTGACCCTACTGGAAAGGGTTGCCTCTGCACAAATGGTCAACCAGTCAACAAGAGAGGTAATGTATAAAAGCTTATTAGAAGAAAATATTACAGCTTGCGGCATGGATGGACACAAGCAACAACGCCCACATTTTAGTCTCTCTTTAAACTGGGTAGAATCGACCAACATAAATGAACAAAGTGTATATGTCAATTGGCCTACTTTTGTACAACAGTGGTGATGTTGAGTGCCCTCAGGGCGATCCTATCCAATAGTTCTGCCACTCACACCAGGACCCGTTAGTTTTTTAAGAGTGATCAGCTGCAAGATTCCAACAGGCAGGATGAGAATAAAAACACGATGAACAAGTAATTTTCTAGCAAGTGCATTCATTTAGAAATGGTCAATGATTAGGTATATAGTTGAAACATCTAGATTACTGGTAACAAAGTAGTCGAGTAATGAAAGGAGCAAAAAAATTTATAAGCATTGTGTACAGTTTGAAACACTTGTACAACACAGCTAACAAGGGAACCGGGCAGTGGCGGATCCAGAAATGAGTTAAAGGGGGGGCTGACTTCCTAGTGACGAGTGGCAGAGACAATACAATCTTCTTTTTTCTCCATTTTAGGCAACTAAAAAGAATGATAACTAACCAAAAACACTTCATGTTAGGCATGAGCACATGTCATATTTGTTTCCCATAATCGAAGCCATGCCCATTCGCAGTATCATGAGAATTGAGAAGGCATGAGTATCATGATACCTTTGGATAGATGCCATGTTTGTTTTCAGGACAGTTCTTGCTCAAATGTCCTTGCTGATTGCAGATAAAGCAGGTTGCAAAATTTGTAACCCTGCACGTAGAAACCACATAAGCAATGATAACACGGCTAGCAGGCATAGAGCACCCGGAATGTCTACAATGAGTGTGTGAGGATTACCATTCTCAATGGGCTTGGGGCACTTGGAAAGACAGTGTCCAGATTCACCACAGTTCTAGCAAAATTTCTTCAAATTTCCCTCGCTTTTGTCAGGACAGTTCTTCAGACTATGACCCCGCTCCCTGCAAAGCAAGCAAATCTGGAAAAAAACTTGTATTAATATATTTTTCAAGGAAACTGAAAGAAAACTCTTCAAATGGAGCTATCAATTATGAAACCAACAGACAGAAAAAATTAGAAACACCACTAATTAACACTCAATGCAGTCAATTACAAGAGCATGTGACAGCACAAAGCTTCCAGTTCACCATATAATCACTAATCAACATGGCACATGTTTGCACCAAAAGTTCAACTCAGAGTCAGAGTTTACAGTTTACATCTAGCAAATATGTGCTAGCAGTTGCCCAACAACGACCGCCTGCTCAGATCCGCGCGCAGGACACTTGGACGAGCCGTGAGAGGCTGGGCGGGGCGGCAGCTGGACCTAGACTGGGCGAGCGACGGCGGCAGCGGCTAGGCGAGCGACGACGGGCAGGCAGTGGCTCTGCGGCTGGGCCTGGGCGAGCAACGGTGGGCACTGGGCAGGCAGCGGCTGCCGGCTGGGCGAGCGGCGGCCGGTGGGCAGGCAGCGGCTGGGCGAGCGGCTACCGGCTGGACGAGTAGGGCGAGCGAGAGCGACTCGGCTGGACGCTTGGGCCTTTTCCCTCATTCCCTGTAGTTGTATTTACTGGGTCGCGACCGGGGCTGCAGCCCATGCAACCCCCGCCGCAGATCCGCCCCTGGAACCGAGTAATGAACATTTACTTTAAATAGATTGCTGGTAATTGAAGGCATGCTCACCACACCTCTGCTCCTTTTGTGGCGCCAAGCAGCACAGGAATTGCAGCAAGCGAAGCTTGTTCATGGCACCAAAAAAATTGGGGGCAAGTTAGCACCTTTTTGTAGTACAAAAATTTCACACAGATGTAGATATAAATATGAAAGCCTAAGAAACATGATGAGCATTTAACTAACATGATGAGCAGAACATGCATCACACATCATATTTTTATTGTATAAACAGAAAGTCCCAATTAATACCTTATTCCCTTGACACATTCAAGAATCTGTTCTAAGTTTGTTTTCTGCCAATAATTTCTCTCCATGCAGCTCCCATGCAAAAAAGGTGCTTCCAGCCTCCCTTGCCTATAAAAAATAGTAGTTTAGAGAATAATTTCTTGTCTCCTTTCACCAATTTCTACATCCTAAAGTCACATTCTAAAAGGGCTTGCAAGCAGTAAGAATTATGGTACATGAAGGATTCAACAAAAGCACACAATTATGAATACTCCAAAGCACCAGAAATTATTTGAATTTATGTATTCGTGTGTTTTTTCGTGGCGACAACCCAATACATTCTAGAGGATGAACTCACAAACAAGAACCCTGTGGTCATCTTCATAGCAAAAGGATTTGTCACCCCTACAATCAGaacacaatataccaaacatcaaACAACCATCAACTAAACTGGATCACTTACTGATAGATGTAGATGTCTTCCCCTTCTTTGAGCTTCTCactacaaaaacaacaaaagatcATCACACCCTCTTTCCACATGAGGCAATTAATAGAGGGGCCTGAAGCATAACAGTACATAAGGAACTGCTAGCAGTTAACCCATTAGAATTAGGATATCTCCTTCCTCTTATCCAAATGTAATATCAGTAAGTGGAGAATCAATAATAGTAATACTTGCATACCAATTATCACCTTCAATGAACTACAGACTTTTATTTTTCAAAATTCTTCGGTCAAACCCTTTACTCAAAATATGATGACACAACATCGGTCCAATCTCAGTGAAAACTTACCTTCATGACAACCCAAATGCTAAAATGTGAGCGATACTCTGCTAAGGTCATGCTACCATTACCTACTTCTAGCATACCTGGGTCTGCAGAAAAGCAGAGGTTCAATAACAGAGTAAAATGGGCATCAACCTGAGCTATGTACAAATTCTCGACGTGGCGACATGACGTGGGAAGCGATTGGGTGGGTGGGGAGTGCTCATACATGGTCACACAGCGTGCGAGCACATCGACCTAAATTGCCTGTTGCGAGCGGTTGGCACTGAGTTTTAGTATTGGTTTCTCCAAGTTCGTCCAACAAGAAGTTCTTCGGGTATTCTCTCACTTTCACTTTGGTCTTGCTCAACTTCATCCCATATCATTTAAAGCGACACATTgagtttagtaagcatttcagctGGAATAAAACAGATACATATTCTTCTGTTGAGAAAACTTTGTGTACCTTGAGTTCTTGAAGTAAGTATGCACATGAAGACACTGGTAGCGTAGCAGCACTGGGAGTTTTTCAGCCATCTGTGATGAGAATATGCATGGACCATATTTACTTACCATCACTTTTATAATTAGAAACATGACTCCGAGGAGGTCATCTGTGTTGAGCCGTTAATACCCTCCTGAGCAGCATTATCGCACATTGTAGAGGATTGAAGGCAACACCATATCGGAGGCCATCAAATGTACACCTGAAATTCACTTTTAAATTATCAATGTGAATTGCTAGCCACCCAAATGCCCCATTGAGATCAGTTAAAGTAGAAGCTACCAGCAATATAAATATTAATATAGACAATAATGCTAGATCACTATACATCAATAAACAAAATGTGTTTAGGTACATCAAGTACTTTAATGTTTCTCAGGTAACATAGTATGCATATAAACATTTGCTTCATAGAAAAAGGTAAATAGCTGGAAGCAGCATGAAACTTACCAGTGACTTGTCATATAAAAATAGACAAACTGCAAGAAGGCTCCACCGAATCACCGAAATAGCGTCAGCAATAGAGAGTTCTGTCTCTTTGATGTTTCTATTGCAACTTTATCATACACCAAGCTACAAAATAAAGATGATGGCAACAGAAAACTTAGTGGCCAGGAAATCTGCACGGTACATCATGTGAATCTATTTTTTTCATTTGCAATCAAGTGATTTCCACAACACCTCATGTCATGCATACTAATGCCACAAACAGACCTTGTCTTCCCAATAGGATCAAAATAGTTGGACTCCAAGAACAAAGCATGACACCCGATAAAATAAGTAAAAGGTTTACCTAGAAACtacaaaaaataataataagtaaaagtttaGCCAACATCATCAGAGCTCAAAATAGTCTTGGCAAATTATTTGCATAAATAATTCAGCACGCAAAGGTTTAGGTCCAACTATTTTGTCGGCTCAGTCAGCGAACTGTGCTCAACATATACTACATCGTGTTTCACTAAACCATATAATCAGTAACATATTAGTTCAAGTCTAATGAATATTGTGCACAACAGTTCAAGAAGTCAAGGTTAACACACTCGAGGTTGACTAACAACATTGGTTACAATTATCTCTCTGGATACAGAAACCCTAACTCACCCCAAAACCAAATCAAGCGTAGCACATGTGGTTCAGCTGTGCAAGTGGCCCAAGCATCCAGCAGTCATCAGAGCCAAGGATAGCTACGAATCAAACCTGATCTGGGGGGCCGAGGTTCGTCTAGGATGGAATGAAGGCAGCACCAGTGTCCTTCAGGTCTTGTTGTGGTCAATGGATCTCAAACTCGGAGAAATCGTCCACGCCTCTAGATCCGGCGACGGCCTCAGATCTGAGGATTCGCTACAGGAAGGCCCACCTGAGGAGGCCAACGGTGGCGCATGGCCCGGCGAGGGCCACTGGTCCTGAATGGGCAGTGCTGGCGGCGGGCGGTACGACGAGTCTGGCCGGCACGACGGCGTGGCGGTTGGCGGCAGGAGCGAGTCGCCCTCGCCGACACCGACGGAATCGCCTTCCATGGTGACTGCGGAATCGCCTTCCGGGGCAGAGGGATACCCAATCCATGCACGGAATCGCCTTCCATGGTGACTGCGGACGCCACAACGCGGACGCGGACGCGGATCGAGGGCGGGGGCGACGATCCGGGGCAGAGGGGTACCTGTCGCGGACGCAGATTGAGGGCCGGCGCGGCGAGGGGGGAGGAAGGTGCCGACGGTGTGGGGCATCGTCCAAGACAGCGGCTAGGGTTTCATCGGAGGCCGACGCCTTCATCTCCATATCAGGCAATGGCGGCGGGATCCGGGCCGAGGAGGAGGCAGGCGCGTAGAGGGAGCGTGGCGAGTCTCGGGCGGGCGGGGGAGGAGGCGCAGGCACGGCGGTTGTCGCGGGGGAGCGTGAGCACGGCGGCGGGGGAGGCAGGGGTGGGTCGGGGTCTCGGGTGGAGACGCGGGCGACTTCAGAGAGACAGGCGCGGGGCACGGTGTCGCGGGGCAGAACCGTGCGCCATCCAGtggtgtggacgcctacaatagGCACATAATTAGTAGTAAAgatttggagttgctcttagaccATTCTTAGCAGGAGTTTCATACTCATTAAATATGGTGACACATCATTATGTATGATGATATGACAATGTAATTTTGAGGAGAGAGACAAAGTGAGTTTTATGGGAGATGACAGCGGTTACCTAGTTGAAAGTCGATGTGGCAGCATTGGAAACCGTGTATGAAACTCATGACCAAGAATGGTCTTAGTCCTCTATATTAAAACTTAGGTCCAGTTTGGTTTCTCTCGATTACAAGAATATCCGTTCCACACAAAATGCAAGAAAAAATGCAGCAAGTGCTTGATAACCAGAGATAGTTTCTTGCGGCACATTATCCAAGGTGAAAAATTGTTAATGTTTTGTTCACCATACGAATTCTACAAGCCGGATTCAGAGACCGTGTAAAGTAGAGGATACGGCAATGTAGATGATAAATATTTAGTAAATTTTAAAAATGTCAGATGAGATAAAGAAATGGTAGGGCGCCACCTTATCTTATCCGCTCGTTTCACACCGGTGAAAAGCGTTAACGAAAACTCTCGCACCACCAAACTGAGCGAATGACACATGAGGCTGAACGTCCCGTTCCGTTGCACGGGCCCGCATAGCAGTGGAACAGCTAGATATCGCCTCCCGCTCCCATTACGGCAGTACGCTCCTACGCACCCGCTCACCTGCCTATCGCCCTGTGGGCGGGAACTCTGAAATTCGAAATCTGCGCCTCCTTCCGCTGCAAGCCTCCGCACCGCGGTCACCGCCACGGCGGCTCCACCGCGCTCACGCTTGCTGGCCCCACCGCTCAGTGTACGAATTACCGCTTGGCTATCTTCGAAGAACTAGCAGCAGTGCAGCACGCGGCCTCGGTCCCCCACCCGAGGAGCCGCCACGCACCCCCTGGGTCCCCTCCACCGCCCGCCGGCGTTCCCACTTCAATTCGCCCAGCGCCCCTTTCTCCTCCCGAAAGGCAGGGCAACCCTACAAAACGCTGTCTCGGCTTCGCCGTCCAGCGGAACAGTGTACGGGAGCAGTTCGTCGCGTGTGTCGCGTCGCGTTGCGTTGCGCCACCCACTAATTCGAACGGACGGGACTGGGATTCGAAATTTCGAACACGCGCCgcctgagagagagagagagagtgagagaaagagagagagagagcaggagAGATGGTCAGGCCTTTGTGATCTCCCGCGGGGCTGGAGGTGTGCGGGGATGGATCTCGCGGGGATGAAGCGGCGGGAGCTCCAGGCGCTCTGCAAGCGGCACGGCCtccccgccgggggcaccaacgcCGACCTCGTCGGACGTCTCGACGCCGTGCTTTCGGTAAGGACCCCCGTACGGCAGTAATCCTCGTCGAGCCGCCAAGTGCTCGCGGAAACGCTCCGCACATTCGATTTGTTTTTTTTCTTAATGGAAATGTTTGGGGGCTACTGCTCTTTCTAACGCTGTTGTTGGGTTTTGCTTCCTTGCTCTCGCAGGGGCCCGCTGTTGTGGAGGAGGAGGTTGCCGGAGTGCCGGCGAGGAAGGGGTGTCTGAAGCAAACGGGCGGAGGTGCCACCGAGGCCAAGAAGGTTACTTTTGGGGCGGAGGTAGGGAAGGCCAGGAGACTGAGGTCTCGGG
This genomic window contains:
- the LOC103650654 gene encoding condensin-2 complex subunit H2, translated to MIVQHIRTKLRQHDLCKIYPNVHVVQSTFQIRGMHTLIRDRDITTPEIALEEQDRNPPFDIGSYGEQILDTLSSRTNNTGTASFSEIVSGRPKFEIARTFSALLQLVNSRSVDLDKGKATNELVCYTAENPFHVRLIGPNRRPEMEARFARKRVKSPLQNAGKVRESSLAQHECPNKPLCKNGKITVTTATKLTQDGKRRRRSSAHLMQPINLESSG